A single genomic interval of Mariprofundus sp. NF harbors:
- a CDS encoding PD-(D/E)XK nuclease family protein, whose amino-acid sequence MTDLKEMQPSLFDEPSLQTDVALKIEAIAEADLPAALSEGGLLLTASAGLALAWKRACVVASDQSVCITPAVISWQDWINALATQDSNLSVPLNRMQETRLWEQVIRDDGSSSASHSSSSLRGLARHARDAFALMKDYRIETRELAFGGEEAEALAGWISAMAEQLGRGALAGRTLSAMQAEHLLADITRRVSQTALILDGFDRFTPMQEALLSALQGAGTTVLSIQREQIATPVLTACSDQTEEFQLLAKRIRSSLDEEPQIRIGVALSDAIKDTKPLCRALNAALMPVAGSETELQAVNMPAASLSNLPMISQLLHMLAMAAQSTVSFNDFSRLLFSPWLKGYADERMARSEFDRQLRRLNRHQLSLQTIVDSPMMAALPELKPLFATLSSWDEKACSVLEWVSRVHGLLQQSGFVQISSDGEPRSSSDIRQMNAFRDTLSSLVSIDAVAGRLNWSSFLSLLRSACSETQFGQPGRYANITVLPISQMAGMSFDKLYVIGLDEEVFPMPVRSQPLLPPVLQQKFNIANSRAELAFEHSTWLWQQLLNTAPIVELSYAALRNEQEMHVSPFARNLPPQRADVSPEKIQQLEQDVYADAPDLPLLADESVRGGTALIRDQSACPFRSFATWRLGISELDETEPGIEATTKGSLIHLALEYIWQQLRSRSALSALDAEGRSLLIAASIRHAWQQQGVSLTSAIKAIEVKRMATVLEEWLETELLRPGFRVKATEADFTLQLPQSGSQQVTIRVKADRIDEDEEGRTILIDYKTGAPQSFRKWLGERIEEPQLPLYAVAAGLSELDVVTYGRVRTGQMGFEGLSGEGSGIKGVTACDGKRGAPDDWDAVLQLWREQVNALAAEFVAGRSEVAPRDEKACNYCGLESICRIEERGFVSDSGEES is encoded by the coding sequence TTGACTGATTTGAAGGAGATGCAGCCCTCTCTTTTTGACGAACCTTCTCTACAGACCGATGTAGCTCTAAAGATAGAGGCTATCGCTGAGGCTGATCTGCCAGCAGCCCTGAGTGAAGGGGGATTGCTGCTCACCGCCAGCGCCGGGCTGGCACTGGCATGGAAACGTGCCTGCGTAGTGGCTTCGGATCAGAGCGTCTGCATCACGCCTGCTGTGATAAGTTGGCAGGACTGGATCAATGCTCTTGCTACACAGGACTCAAACCTCTCTGTGCCACTGAACCGCATGCAGGAGACAAGGCTCTGGGAGCAGGTGATTCGCGATGATGGCTCCTCCTCTGCCTCCCACTCATCCTCATCCCTGCGTGGACTTGCACGCCACGCACGCGATGCCTTTGCATTGATGAAAGATTATCGTATTGAAACCAGAGAACTTGCCTTTGGAGGTGAAGAGGCTGAGGCACTGGCTGGCTGGATCAGTGCCATGGCTGAGCAGCTGGGCCGTGGGGCATTGGCAGGGCGTACGCTTAGCGCAATGCAAGCAGAGCATCTGCTGGCCGATATTACCCGGCGGGTAAGCCAGACAGCGCTGATACTCGATGGTTTCGATCGCTTTACCCCGATGCAGGAGGCTCTGCTCTCTGCGCTTCAGGGTGCGGGGACAACAGTTTTATCTATTCAGCGTGAGCAGATTGCGACACCGGTGCTTACGGCATGCAGTGATCAGACTGAGGAGTTTCAACTGCTGGCGAAAAGGATCAGAAGCAGCCTTGATGAAGAGCCTCAGATACGTATTGGTGTGGCTCTGAGTGATGCTATCAAAGATACGAAACCGCTATGCAGGGCTTTGAATGCGGCACTTATGCCGGTGGCAGGATCAGAGACTGAACTGCAGGCGGTGAATATGCCTGCCGCCTCTCTCTCTAATCTGCCGATGATCAGCCAGCTCCTGCATATGTTGGCTATGGCCGCGCAGAGCACTGTTTCATTCAATGATTTTTCACGGCTTCTCTTCTCGCCATGGTTGAAGGGTTATGCAGATGAGCGGATGGCACGCAGCGAATTTGATCGACAACTGCGGCGACTCAATCGCCATCAGCTATCCCTGCAAACGATAGTCGATAGCCCGATGATGGCTGCATTACCGGAGCTTAAGCCACTGTTTGCAACGCTCTCAAGCTGGGATGAGAAGGCCTGTTCGGTGCTGGAGTGGGTAAGCCGGGTGCATGGCCTGCTGCAACAGAGTGGTTTTGTGCAGATTTCCAGCGATGGCGAGCCGCGCAGCAGTAGTGATATTCGCCAGATGAACGCCTTTCGCGATACGCTGAGTTCACTGGTATCGATTGATGCAGTGGCCGGACGTTTGAACTGGAGCTCTTTTCTTTCACTGCTGCGCTCCGCCTGCTCAGAGACACAGTTCGGCCAGCCTGGCCGATATGCCAATATCACGGTGTTGCCCATCAGCCAGATGGCCGGCATGAGCTTTGATAAACTCTATGTTATCGGCCTGGATGAAGAGGTGTTTCCAATGCCGGTGCGATCACAGCCGCTGTTGCCTCCGGTGTTGCAGCAGAAATTTAATATCGCCAACAGTCGTGCTGAGCTGGCTTTTGAGCACTCGACATGGCTCTGGCAGCAGCTCTTAAACACAGCCCCGATTGTTGAACTCTCCTATGCAGCCCTGCGCAATGAACAGGAGATGCATGTTTCACCTTTTGCCAGGAATCTTCCACCACAGAGGGCTGATGTGTCGCCTGAAAAGATTCAGCAGCTTGAGCAGGATGTGTATGCCGATGCACCCGATCTGCCACTGCTGGCGGATGAGAGTGTCCGTGGTGGTACAGCCCTGATTCGCGATCAGTCGGCTTGCCCTTTCAGAAGTTTCGCCACCTGGCGGCTGGGTATCTCCGAACTGGATGAGACCGAACCCGGCATTGAGGCGACAACCAAAGGTTCATTGATTCATCTGGCGCTGGAATATATCTGGCAGCAGCTGAGATCGAGATCTGCACTCTCAGCGCTGGATGCAGAGGGTAGATCTCTATTGATCGCTGCCAGTATCAGGCATGCATGGCAGCAGCAGGGGGTGTCGCTTACCTCTGCAATCAAGGCGATTGAAGTCAAGCGCATGGCAACGGTTCTGGAGGAGTGGCTTGAGACAGAGCTGCTGCGCCCCGGTTTCAGGGTGAAGGCGACCGAAGCCGATTTTACGTTGCAACTGCCGCAAAGTGGTTCACAGCAGGTGACCATCAGAGTCAAGGCGGATCGTATTGATGAGGATGAAGAGGGGCGCACTATCCTCATCGATTATAAAACCGGAGCGCCGCAGAGTTTTCGCAAGTGGCTGGGGGAGCGTATTGAGGAGCCTCAACTACCGCTCTATGCCGTGGCAGCCGGTTTGTCAGAGCTGGATGTCGTGACATACGGGCGTGTGCGTACAGGTCAGATGGGCTTTGAAGGGCTCTCAGGTGAGGGCAGTGGTATCAAAGGGGTGACTGCCTGTGATGGTAAGCGTGGTGCTCCCGATGATTGGGATGCGGTACTGCAGCTGTGGCGTGAGCAGGTTAATGCATTGGCCGCTGAGTTTGTAGCTGGCCGTAGTGAAGTGGCCCCGCGCGATGAGAAGGCGTGTAACTACTGTGGGCTGGAATCGATCTGCAGAATTGAAGAGCGAGGATTTGTTAGCGATAGCGGGGAAGAGAGTTGA
- a CDS encoding DUF1841 family protein, with product MTEQEGPSREMLRAHRQIFWDAWHKAQADLPINALEVRIARVIEMHPEYHHFFDDMEDFLERDFEVNDGMNPYLHLSLHLALEEQLATKQPPQAANAMVHLLTVKKMDRHDALHKLLEILAETVYYAQRAGQEPDVEAYARRMKELVI from the coding sequence ATGACTGAACAGGAAGGGCCGAGCAGAGAGATGCTCAGGGCACACAGACAGATTTTCTGGGATGCATGGCACAAGGCGCAGGCCGATCTTCCGATCAATGCCCTTGAGGTGCGTATCGCACGGGTGATTGAGATGCATCCTGAATATCACCACTTCTTTGATGATATGGAAGATTTTCTCGAGCGTGATTTTGAGGTGAATGATGGTATGAATCCCTATCTGCACCTCTCTCTGCATCTGGCTCTGGAGGAGCAGCTGGCGACCAAGCAGCCCCCGCAAGCAGCCAATGCGATGGTTCATCTGCTGACAGTGAAAAAGATGGATCGTCATGATGCACTACACAAGCTGCTGGAGATTCTGGCGGAAACGGTTTACTACGCGCAGCGTGCAGGGCAAGAACCGGATGTGGAAGCCTATGCCCGGCGTATGAAGGAGTTGGTGATCTAA
- a CDS encoding lipase family protein, whose amino-acid sequence MNALVPKPLPTDRSFDGLFAANTTYDYFRDCDSHPFRYTSNSYQSVNGWWLAEASLLVYVRDRSFVAEKLKSAGLPHCHFFENRGTQSFVAHNENFAIICFRGTEVSEIEDIVTDLDLPLSAHDGRGLVHRGFKKALDLVWNMTDCDSHNMLNHLNTICSENSGLTLWFTGHSLGAALATLAAERSPKADGLYTFGSPRVGDHDFADNYTTATYRFVNNNDIVTMVPPAISYRHIGQLKYIDDAGLIHDNPNCWLQMKNRITGHVGHLGDLFNSWSHGDLDAIPSDYLNDHAPIYYVVRIWNSYIKDR is encoded by the coding sequence ATGAACGCTCTTGTACCAAAACCACTTCCAACAGACCGCTCCTTTGACGGACTGTTTGCAGCCAACACAACCTATGACTATTTCAGGGACTGCGATAGCCACCCCTTCCGCTATACCTCAAACAGTTATCAATCGGTCAATGGCTGGTGGCTGGCCGAAGCATCTCTGCTGGTTTATGTGCGTGACCGGAGTTTCGTAGCAGAAAAACTGAAAAGTGCCGGGCTTCCTCATTGTCACTTCTTTGAAAACAGGGGTACCCAGAGTTTTGTAGCGCATAATGAGAACTTTGCCATCATCTGCTTTCGCGGCACGGAAGTGAGTGAAATTGAGGATATTGTTACCGATCTGGATCTCCCCTTATCAGCGCATGATGGCAGAGGCTTGGTACATCGTGGATTCAAAAAAGCACTGGATCTGGTCTGGAATATGACTGATTGCGATAGCCATAATATGCTCAACCATCTCAACACAATATGTTCCGAAAACTCCGGATTAACGCTCTGGTTCACCGGCCATAGCCTGGGCGCAGCCCTGGCCACACTGGCTGCAGAACGATCTCCCAAGGCAGATGGTCTCTATACCTTCGGCTCACCTCGGGTAGGAGACCATGATTTTGCCGATAACTACACAACGGCCACCTATCGCTTTGTGAACAACAACGATATTGTAACCATGGTACCGCCCGCCATTAGCTACCGGCATATTGGCCAGTTAAAATATATCGATGATGCAGGCCTTATTCACGATAATCCGAACTGCTGGTTACAGATGAAAAACCGCATTACCGGCCATGTCGGTCACCTCGGCGACCTCTTCAACAGCTGGAGCCATGGTGACCTGGATGCCATCCCCAGCGACTACCTTAATGATCACGCGCCGATCTATTATGTGGTGCGCATCTGGAACAGCTACATCAAAGATCGATGA